The Spirosoma radiotolerans genome has a window encoding:
- a CDS encoding M15 family metallopeptidase encodes MRLNPILFALFSLVHLVARSQSFEATMAKQGLVDVQKVDPTILVDLKYSTTDNFVGKDVYGDLTRAYMQPMAAQKLAEASKYLQAHHPTLRLLVYDAARPRTAQWKLWNALPDLPENERQKYVADPRKGSIHNYGCAVDLTVANQDGKPLDMGTKYDFFGELAYPSRENELLKAGKLTQQQIDNRQILRTAMRQGGFSPIEFEWWHFNALSREKAKMVFRIVD; translated from the coding sequence ATGCGGCTCAATCCTATTTTATTCGCTCTTTTTTCACTCGTTCACCTAGTCGCCCGGTCGCAATCCTTCGAAGCCACTATGGCCAAACAGGGCCTCGTGGATGTGCAGAAAGTGGATCCGACCATTCTGGTTGACTTAAAGTATTCGACAACGGATAATTTCGTTGGTAAAGACGTGTATGGCGATCTGACGCGCGCATACATGCAACCGATGGCCGCCCAGAAACTCGCCGAAGCCAGCAAGTACTTACAGGCTCACCACCCCACCCTCCGTCTGCTGGTGTACGATGCGGCACGCCCCCGTACGGCGCAATGGAAGCTTTGGAACGCTCTCCCCGATTTGCCCGAAAACGAACGCCAGAAATACGTAGCCGACCCTCGAAAAGGCTCCATTCATAATTACGGCTGCGCGGTTGACCTAACCGTAGCGAATCAGGACGGCAAGCCGCTCGATATGGGTACCAAGTACGATTTTTTTGGTGAACTGGCGTATCCTTCCCGCGAAAACGAACTGCTTAAAGCTGGCAAACTAACACAGCAGCAAATCGACAATCGGCAGATTCTCCGAACGGCCATGCGACAGGGTGGATTCAGTCCCATCGAATTCGAGTGGTGGCACTTTAATGCCTTATCGAGAGAAAAAGCGAAGATGGTGTTTCGGATTGTGGATTGA
- a CDS encoding DUF1345 domain-containing protein: MRTNLINSIARLDSHYRLLIGLAMSAISYFVVPGNFTLPAHFTLAWVSFAMTILVLMWISISVAHPRDLPKLSQLEDSSRTLILAFVVVAAIASLYAVIVLLDSADKNSPEWPRNRLLAISAIASAWFLVHSVFTLRYAHVYYGNDKKQKNKPGGLDFPDDSEPDYLDFAYFSFVIGMTSQVSDVSISSKSMRRTALAHGLLSFGFNAIIIALTVGGLA, from the coding sequence ATGAGAACAAACCTAATAAACTCAATTGCTCGTCTCGACTCCCATTATCGCTTACTGATTGGCCTGGCCATGTCGGCAATATCTTACTTCGTGGTTCCGGGAAATTTCACCTTACCTGCCCACTTTACCCTTGCCTGGGTCTCGTTTGCGATGACGATTTTAGTACTCATGTGGATAAGCATCAGCGTTGCTCACCCGCGCGATTTGCCTAAGCTATCCCAACTGGAAGATTCGAGCCGAACCCTGATTCTGGCCTTCGTGGTCGTGGCCGCCATAGCCAGTCTCTATGCCGTCATCGTCCTGCTGGATTCGGCCGACAAAAACAGTCCGGAATGGCCGCGAAACCGATTACTGGCTATTTCGGCTATTGCCAGTGCCTGGTTTTTGGTGCATTCGGTTTTTACACTCCGTTACGCCCATGTATACTATGGCAATGATAAAAAGCAAAAAAACAAACCCGGTGGGCTGGACTTTCCGGACGATTCAGAACCGGACTATCTGGACTTTGCCTATTTTTCGTTTGTGATTGGGATGACCAGTCAGGTGTCCGACGTTTCCATTAGTTCAAAATCCATGCGCCGAACGGCACTGGCTCATGGGTTGCTATCCTTTGGTTTCAATGCCATCATTATTGCCCTGACGGTGGGTGGCCTCGCTTAA
- a CDS encoding nucleoside recognition domain-containing protein produces MALNYIWVAFFVIAFLVALAKLIFLGDTEIFKLIVEGLFDSSKVAVMDIALPLAGVMTFFLGLLNIGEKAGAINFMARIIGPFFHKLFPEVPRDHPANGQMIMNFSANMLGLDNAATPFGLRAMASLQELNPTKETASNAQIMFLVLHTSGLTIIPLSIMAQRAILGAKDPSDIFIPCLIATYVATVVSMIAVAVKQRINLMNSTVLGWLGGITSLIGLALWFLSTKTKEEIEVISKVTGNLILMLIVVSFLLGAMRKKVDIFDAFIEGAKGGFETSVRIIPYLVGMLVAIGAFRNSGAMDYVIDGLKYVFSLTGLNTEFTDALPVALMRPLSGSASRALMIDAMKQFGPDSFVGRLACMFQGAADTTFYIVALYFGSVGIRHSRYAIPFGLFADLMGVIAGIALGYFFFH; encoded by the coding sequence ATGGCCTTAAATTACATTTGGGTTGCCTTTTTTGTGATTGCTTTTCTGGTGGCGCTAGCCAAACTGATCTTTCTGGGCGATACGGAAATATTTAAACTTATTGTCGAAGGCCTGTTCGATTCCTCAAAGGTGGCGGTCATGGATATTGCTCTGCCCTTGGCGGGCGTAATGACGTTCTTTCTGGGATTACTGAACATTGGCGAGAAAGCAGGAGCCATTAACTTTATGGCCCGGATTATTGGCCCCTTCTTTCACAAGCTTTTTCCGGAAGTACCACGAGATCACCCGGCCAATGGGCAGATGATCATGAATTTTTCGGCCAACATGCTGGGGCTGGATAATGCCGCAACGCCCTTCGGCTTGCGAGCCATGGCCAGTTTGCAGGAACTAAATCCGACCAAAGAAACGGCTTCAAACGCCCAGATTATGTTTCTGGTGCTGCATACATCCGGGCTGACGATTATTCCGCTCAGCATCATGGCCCAACGGGCTATTTTGGGGGCCAAAGATCCGTCAGACATATTCATTCCCTGCCTGATCGCGACGTATGTGGCCACCGTGGTGAGTATGATTGCTGTAGCCGTAAAACAGCGTATCAATCTGATGAATAGTACGGTGTTAGGCTGGTTGGGCGGTATTACCAGCCTGATCGGTTTAGCGTTGTGGTTTCTGTCGACCAAAACAAAAGAAGAAATCGAAGTTATCTCGAAAGTGACGGGCAACCTGATTCTGATGCTTATCGTGGTGTCGTTTCTGCTCGGGGCCATGCGCAAGAAAGTAGACATTTTCGACGCCTTTATTGAAGGCGCTAAAGGGGGCTTCGAAACGTCGGTACGCATTATTCCTTATCTGGTCGGCATGCTGGTGGCCATTGGCGCCTTCCGAAATTCGGGCGCAATGGATTACGTGATCGACGGACTGAAATATGTCTTTAGCCTGACGGGGCTGAACACTGAATTTACCGATGCTTTACCGGTGGCGTTGATGCGCCCGCTGAGTGGTTCGGCATCACGAGCGCTGATGATCGACGCCATGAAACAATTTGGGCCCGATTCGTTTGTTGGCCGGTTGGCCTGTATGTTTCAGGGGGCCGCCGACACGACCTTTTACATTGTTGCCCTGTACTTTGGCTCGGTCGGCATCCGCCATTCGCGTTATGCTATTCCATTTGGGCTATTTGCTGATTTAATGGGCGTCATTGCCGGTATTGCCTTGGGATATTTCTTCTTTCATTGA
- a CDS encoding DUF4870 domain-containing protein, whose product MSESDARLWAMLAHLSAIPGSFVLIGSVIAPLVIWQIQKERSAFVDYHGKEAVNFQITMAIAAAVSFLLMILVVGVFLLFIVGVVWLVFTIIAAVKANNGEYYRYPLTFRFIG is encoded by the coding sequence TTGAGTGAGTCGGATGCCCGCCTGTGGGCTATGCTTGCGCATCTGAGTGCCATACCCGGCTCTTTTGTGTTGATTGGTAGTGTGATTGCCCCGCTCGTTATCTGGCAGATTCAAAAAGAACGGTCGGCTTTTGTCGATTATCACGGTAAAGAAGCCGTTAATTTTCAAATTACGATGGCCATTGCTGCGGCTGTATCGTTTCTGCTTATGATTCTCGTGGTTGGGGTATTCCTGCTCTTTATTGTCGGTGTGGTCTGGCTCGTTTTCACTATTATTGCGGCTGTAAAAGCTAACAACGGCGAGTATTACCGGTATCCATTGACGTTCCGATTTATAGGGTAA
- a CDS encoding DUF3467 domain-containing protein, translated as MTPPQQNPEGAIDVELSEEIAEGVYANLAMIAHSNSEFILDFIRLMPGVPKAKVKARIILTPEHAKRLLEALRENISRFEEAYGGINEPNEFRFPTGGFGGPVGQA; from the coding sequence ATGACTCCTCCCCAACAAAACCCTGAAGGCGCAATTGATGTTGAACTGAGCGAAGAGATCGCCGAGGGTGTTTATGCCAACCTGGCCATGATTGCTCACTCGAACAGCGAATTTATTCTTGATTTTATTCGCCTGATGCCCGGCGTTCCCAAAGCTAAAGTAAAAGCCCGTATCATTCTGACGCCGGAACACGCCAAGCGTCTGCTGGAAGCGCTGCGCGAAAATATAAGCCGTTTCGAAGAAGCCTACGGCGGTATCAATGAGCCCAATGAGTTCCGGTTTCCAACGGGTGGCTTTGGTGGCCCGGTGGGGCAGGCGTAG
- a CDS encoding pyruvate carboxylase, giving the protein MKEYIRPIHRLLVANRGEIAIRIMRAATELGITTVAVYTYEDRYSLHRYKADEAYQIGRDEDPLKPYLDVEGIILLAKRHKIDAIHPGYGFLSENVKLATRCREEGIIFIGPSPEAMDALGDKVRAKNLATKAGVPLIPDSREENMSPEFALTEAQRIGFPIMVKAAAGGGGRGMRVVRQAEEFEKAFAEAKNEARNAFGDDTIFLEKFIEEPKHIEVQLLGDQHGNIVHLYERDCSVQRRFQKVVEVAPSFGLRQDTKDKLYAYALQLGRAVNYSNAGTVEFLVDKAENIYFIEVNPRIQVEHTITEEITGIDIVRTQILIAMGYQLSDNGIYINHQDDVPLNGYAIQCRITTEDPANGFKPDFGTITAYRNAAGFGIRLDEGSSYAGMKISPYFDSMIVKVSARGRTLKGATQRLTRALVEFRIRGVKTNIGFLLNVISNPVFQRGEARVSFIETHPELFDFRKPQDRSTRVLNYLADVIVNGNPEVKKKDDSKVFRTPIVPSFDVYGQYPSGNRDRLKELGRENFTKWVTDQKSVLYTDTTFRDGHQSLLATRVRTQDLQKVAEGFAKNHPELFSMEVWGGATFDVAMRFLYESPWKRLEALREAMPNMLLQMLFRGSNAVGYSAYPDNLIEKFVEKSWETGIDVFRIFDSLNWVEAMKVSMRAVRERTDALCEAAICYTGDMLAPNQKKYTLQYYLDMARQLEDEGAHLLAIKDMAGLLKPLSAEVLVRELKQAVSIPIHLHTHDTPGIQAASYLKAIDAGVDIVDCALGALSGLTSQPNFNSVVAMMQGHERECKTNLASLNAYSNYWEDVREYYYPFESGMKAGSAEVYDNEIPGGQYSNLKPQAIATGLGDKFETLKKNYSVANQLFGDIVKVTPSSKVVGDMAIFMTANNLTANDVLTRGESLSFPESVKDLMKGILGQPVGGFPEDIQHVVLKGEQPITGRPNEHLKPIDFDADFKAFQEKYPQCDGFLDYLSYQMYPKVYDDYYKANVQYGNVSIIPTPAFFYGLKENEEILINIEEGKNILVRLLFKSEPDEFGMRTITFELNGQSRQVQVRDRASKVEKAMNAKVSKAGDVGAPLQGRLTRILVKEGDVVKKNQPLFVIEAMKMESIVAASKEGKVAKVVLKEATTVEQDDCVIELA; this is encoded by the coding sequence ATGAAAGAGTATATCCGACCCATTCACCGTTTGCTTGTCGCTAACCGGGGCGAAATAGCCATTCGCATTATGCGGGCTGCCACCGAGTTGGGCATCACGACCGTTGCCGTTTACACTTACGAAGATCGGTATTCGCTCCACCGCTATAAGGCCGATGAAGCGTACCAGATCGGGCGCGATGAGGACCCATTGAAACCGTATCTGGATGTTGAAGGCATTATTCTACTGGCTAAACGGCATAAAATCGATGCCATCCACCCTGGATATGGCTTTTTATCAGAAAATGTAAAACTGGCAACACGGTGTCGTGAAGAGGGAATAATTTTCATCGGTCCTTCACCCGAAGCCATGGACGCGCTGGGCGATAAAGTGCGGGCGAAAAATCTGGCAACCAAAGCAGGCGTACCGCTCATTCCGGATTCGCGCGAAGAAAACATGTCGCCCGAGTTCGCCCTGACGGAGGCTCAGCGAATTGGTTTTCCGATCATGGTTAAAGCGGCTGCCGGTGGTGGTGGTCGGGGTATGCGCGTGGTGCGGCAGGCCGAAGAGTTTGAAAAGGCTTTTGCCGAAGCCAAAAACGAAGCCCGAAATGCCTTTGGCGACGATACGATTTTCCTGGAAAAATTCATCGAAGAGCCTAAGCACATTGAAGTGCAGCTACTGGGCGATCAGCACGGAAATATCGTTCACCTCTATGAGCGCGACTGCTCGGTACAACGGCGGTTTCAGAAGGTTGTTGAAGTGGCGCCGTCGTTTGGACTCCGGCAGGACACTAAGGATAAACTCTACGCATATGCGCTGCAGCTAGGCCGGGCTGTTAATTACTCCAACGCCGGAACGGTAGAGTTTCTGGTCGATAAAGCCGAGAATATTTATTTCATCGAGGTGAATCCCCGGATTCAGGTCGAGCATACGATTACGGAGGAAATAACTGGTATCGACATCGTCAGAACGCAGATTCTGATTGCGATGGGGTATCAGCTTTCCGACAATGGAATTTACATCAATCATCAGGATGATGTGCCCCTCAATGGATACGCCATCCAGTGTCGGATTACAACCGAAGACCCTGCCAATGGGTTTAAGCCTGACTTTGGGACCATAACCGCGTACCGCAATGCAGCCGGATTTGGCATCCGGCTTGACGAAGGAAGTAGCTACGCGGGCATGAAAATCTCGCCCTACTTCGATTCGATGATCGTAAAGGTTTCGGCACGGGGGCGTACGCTGAAAGGGGCGACCCAACGGCTGACACGAGCACTGGTCGAGTTCCGGATTCGGGGCGTTAAAACCAACATCGGCTTCCTGCTGAACGTAATCAGCAACCCGGTTTTTCAACGGGGCGAAGCGCGGGTGTCGTTTATTGAAACCCACCCCGAACTGTTCGATTTTCGCAAGCCACAGGACCGCTCGACACGGGTACTCAACTACCTGGCCGACGTGATTGTAAATGGTAATCCAGAGGTTAAGAAAAAAGACGATAGCAAAGTATTCAGAACGCCCATTGTGCCGTCGTTCGATGTTTACGGCCAGTATCCGTCGGGCAATCGCGACCGGTTGAAGGAACTGGGGCGGGAGAACTTCACGAAGTGGGTAACCGACCAGAAGTCCGTTCTGTATACCGATACGACGTTCCGCGATGGTCACCAGTCGTTGCTGGCAACGCGCGTCCGGACGCAGGATTTACAGAAAGTGGCCGAAGGATTCGCTAAAAATCACCCGGAGCTTTTCTCGATGGAAGTCTGGGGCGGAGCAACCTTCGATGTGGCCATGCGCTTCCTATATGAAAGCCCCTGGAAACGTCTGGAGGCTCTGCGCGAAGCCATGCCGAACATGCTGCTGCAAATGCTGTTCCGTGGGTCCAATGCTGTGGGCTACTCGGCTTATCCGGATAACCTGATCGAGAAATTCGTTGAGAAGTCGTGGGAAACGGGCATCGACGTGTTCCGGATTTTTGACTCGCTCAACTGGGTTGAAGCCATGAAGGTGAGCATGCGGGCGGTGCGCGAACGGACGGATGCACTCTGCGAAGCCGCCATCTGCTACACGGGAGATATGCTGGCCCCAAATCAGAAAAAATACACGCTCCAGTATTACCTGGATATGGCCCGTCAGCTAGAAGACGAAGGCGCCCATCTGCTGGCCATTAAGGACATGGCTGGTTTGCTGAAGCCCCTGTCGGCCGAAGTGCTGGTGCGGGAGTTGAAGCAGGCGGTGAGCATTCCAATTCACTTGCACACGCACGACACACCAGGCATACAGGCCGCTAGCTATTTAAAAGCCATCGACGCTGGTGTCGATATTGTCGATTGTGCCCTCGGGGCCTTGTCGGGCCTGACATCGCAGCCGAATTTTAACTCAGTCGTTGCCATGATGCAGGGACACGAGCGGGAGTGCAAAACGAATTTAGCGTCGCTGAATGCTTATTCGAACTATTGGGAAGATGTTCGGGAATACTATTATCCTTTCGAGTCGGGTATGAAGGCGGGAAGTGCCGAAGTATACGATAATGAGATTCCGGGTGGTCAGTATTCGAACCTGAAACCGCAGGCCATCGCTACAGGATTGGGCGATAAGTTTGAAACCCTGAAAAAGAATTACTCAGTTGCCAATCAGCTCTTTGGCGACATTGTGAAAGTAACACCTTCGTCAAAAGTAGTGGGCGATATGGCTATTTTCATGACAGCCAATAACCTTACCGCCAATGATGTCCTGACGCGTGGTGAGTCGCTGTCCTTTCCTGAATCGGTAAAAGATTTGATGAAAGGTATCCTGGGCCAGCCGGTTGGTGGTTTTCCGGAAGACATTCAACACGTCGTTCTGAAAGGAGAACAGCCAATTACTGGCCGCCCGAATGAGCATCTGAAACCCATTGACTTTGATGCTGATTTTAAGGCCTTCCAGGAGAAATATCCGCAGTGCGATGGCTTCTTGGATTATCTGTCCTACCAGATGTATCCGAAAGTGTACGATGATTATTACAAAGCCAATGTGCAATATGGCAATGTCAGCATCATTCCAACGCCCGCCTTTTTCTATGGCCTGAAAGAAAATGAGGAGATTTTGATCAACATCGAGGAGGGGAAAAATATCCTTGTCCGGTTGTTATTCAAATCGGAACCAGATGAGTTTGGGATGCGAACGATTACCTTCGAACTGAACGGCCAGAGCCGGCAGGTACAGGTCCGGGACCGGGCTTCGAAGGTGGAAAAAGCCATGAACGCCAAGGTAAGCAAAGCCGGTGATGTGGGTGCACCTTTGCAGGGTCGGCTAACGCGGATACTGGTTAAAGAAGGGGATGTTGTGAAGAAAAACCAGCCGCTCTTCGTCATTGAAGCCATGAAAATGGAAAGCATCGTGGCCGCTTCCAAAGAAGGGAAAGTAGCAAAAGTTGTACTGAAGGAAGCAACAACTGTTGAGCAGGACGACTGCGTGATTGAGCTAGCTTAA
- a CDS encoding glycogen/starch synthase translates to MSKLRILYVASEINPFLKTSDVADFVRKLPQAMQERGMEIRILVPRFGLINERKNRLHEVVRLSGINIAVGDDEKPLIIKVASIPTAKLQVYFIDNEDYFQRKYVFHDKENRFYDDNDERAIFFCKGVLETVKKLGWAPDIVHCNDWMTALIPLYLKTTYKNDPMFKDTKSVFTVYNNSFEHRFEGDIIEKARMMDIDDEMLAELKTADFEGFIRIGSTYADAVVRAEEETSESLNAILTDFPEHKFDTVDDEDVTDRYYNLYTQLAG, encoded by the coding sequence ATGAGCAAACTTCGCATCCTCTATGTCGCCAGCGAAATCAATCCTTTCCTGAAAACGTCTGACGTCGCTGATTTCGTCCGCAAATTGCCGCAGGCCATGCAGGAGCGTGGGATGGAGATTAGAATTCTGGTGCCTCGCTTCGGTCTCATCAACGAGCGTAAAAACCGGTTGCACGAAGTGGTACGGTTGTCGGGGATTAACATTGCCGTAGGTGATGATGAAAAACCGCTGATTATCAAGGTTGCGTCAATCCCAACGGCTAAATTGCAAGTGTACTTTATTGATAATGAAGACTATTTTCAACGAAAGTATGTTTTCCATGACAAAGAAAACCGATTCTACGACGATAACGACGAGCGGGCGATTTTCTTCTGCAAAGGTGTTCTGGAAACGGTTAAGAAACTAGGATGGGCACCCGATATTGTTCACTGCAATGACTGGATGACAGCCCTGATCCCGCTGTACCTTAAAACCACCTACAAAAACGACCCGATGTTCAAGGACACGAAGTCTGTTTTTACCGTGTATAATAACTCGTTTGAGCACCGTTTTGAAGGCGACATCATCGAAAAGGCCCGCATGATGGACATTGACGATGAGATGTTGGCCGAATTAAAAACGGCTGATTTTGAAGGTTTTATTCGTATTGGTTCGACCTACGCCGACGCCGTTGTTCGGGCAGAAGAAGAAACCAGCGAAAGCCTTAACGCGATCCTGACGGATTTCCCGGAACATAAATTCGATACGGTCGATGATGAGGACGTAACCGACCGCTATTACAATCTGTACACGCAGTTAGCGGGTTAA
- the panC gene encoding pantoate--beta-alanine ligase, which yields MHRFDTVSALRHHLNSLRSEKTIGFVPTMGALHEGHITLIDAARSANDVVVSSIFVNPTQFNNPDDLARYPRTLEEDCQKLAAAGCEVVFAPSVAEMYPEPTTLRLNFGDLETVMEGAFRPGHFNGVGTVVAKLFNIVQPDKAYFGQKDLQQVAVIRRLVRDLSFCVELVRCPTVRESDGLAMSSRNRNLTDTEREQATALFKALTLAHDLLVEGHSTAQAKAAVTGFFTGNSHFRLEYVEIVNADTLQLASEVLAPGQTAICLAAHLGKVRLIDNLVF from the coding sequence ATGCATCGTTTCGACACGGTTTCTGCGCTTCGCCACCACCTGAATTCCCTTCGTTCCGAAAAGACAATTGGCTTTGTGCCAACCATGGGGGCCTTGCATGAAGGGCATATTACGCTCATCGATGCGGCTCGTTCAGCGAACGATGTGGTGGTGAGCAGCATCTTCGTCAATCCGACCCAATTCAATAATCCCGACGATCTGGCTCGCTACCCGCGCACGCTGGAAGAGGATTGCCAGAAGCTGGCAGCCGCCGGTTGTGAGGTTGTTTTTGCCCCCTCGGTAGCCGAAATGTATCCCGAGCCAACTACGCTGCGGCTCAATTTTGGCGATCTGGAAACGGTCATGGAAGGGGCTTTCCGGCCGGGGCATTTTAATGGAGTAGGCACGGTGGTTGCCAAACTCTTCAACATTGTACAGCCCGACAAGGCATACTTCGGCCAGAAAGACCTGCAGCAAGTGGCTGTTATTCGGCGGCTTGTGCGCGATCTGAGTTTTTGCGTCGAGCTGGTTCGGTGCCCAACCGTTCGTGAGAGCGATGGGCTCGCCATGTCATCGCGCAATCGCAATCTTACCGACACGGAGCGGGAGCAGGCTACGGCCTTATTTAAAGCCCTTACGCTGGCCCACGATCTGCTGGTGGAAGGGCACAGCACCGCGCAGGCGAAAGCGGCTGTAACGGGCTTTTTTACGGGTAATTCCCATTTCCGGTTAGAGTACGTCGAAATCGTCAATGCCGATACGCTACAGCTAGCCAGCGAGGTGCTGGCGCCCGGCCAAACGGCCATCTGCCTGGCGGCCCATTTGGGAAAAGTCAGGCTGATCGACAACCTGGTGTTTTGA
- a CDS encoding DUF2911 domain-containing protein translates to MKKVALLFGIFCLTIGATNAQTFRGLDKTPMDMAYYPDDYAHDRKFAPAKIGNDKAMVRIIYNRPAKNGREIFGKLVPYDKVWRAGANEAPEIKFYQDVTIGGKKIPAGSYALLTIPTEKDWTIIISSDVDQWGAYSYNPALDVARVTVPVQKAETPLENFSIQFAKKDAKTTTMYMGWDTTVVAVPISL, encoded by the coding sequence GTGAAGAAAGTAGCTCTCCTTTTCGGCATATTTTGCCTGACAATTGGCGCAACGAACGCCCAAACCTTCAGAGGTCTCGACAAGACGCCCATGGACATGGCCTATTACCCGGACGACTATGCCCACGACCGGAAATTTGCTCCCGCCAAAATTGGCAACGATAAAGCCATGGTTCGGATCATCTACAACCGGCCGGCAAAAAATGGTCGGGAGATTTTTGGCAAACTGGTTCCTTACGACAAAGTGTGGCGGGCGGGTGCAAACGAAGCACCTGAGATCAAATTTTACCAGGATGTGACGATCGGGGGCAAAAAAATACCGGCTGGCAGCTACGCCCTGTTGACAATCCCAACCGAAAAAGACTGGACGATCATCATCAGCTCCGACGTTGATCAGTGGGGTGCTTACAGCTATAACCCGGCCCTGGATGTGGCGCGAGTAACGGTGCCCGTGCAGAAAGCGGAAACCCCACTTGAAAACTTCTCGATCCAGTTTGCAAAGAAAGACGCCAAAACGACCACGATGTACATGGGTTGGGACACAACCGTTGTAGCGGTCCCTATATCACTGTAG
- the glmS gene encoding glutamine--fructose-6-phosphate transaminase (isomerizing), translated as MCGIVAYVGYREACPLVIKGLKRLEYRGYDSAGVALMNDHGLTVFKKKGKVAALEQELAGKDVHSGIGMGHTRWATHGEPNDVNAHPHFSFHRKLAIIHNGIIENYAAIKQALLKKGHTFSSETDTEVLGQFIEDIWENNGGTLEEAVRLALQEVVGAYAIVIMNETDPTQLIAARKGSPLVIGVGENEFFLASDATPIVEYTKDVIYLNDYEVAVIKNGELTVVTLDNTTTTPYVHKVELELEAIEKGGFDHFMLKEIFEQPRSIADSMRGRVKADDGTLQLGGLRDYLDKLAKSKRIVIIGCGTSWHAGLVAEYIFEELARIPVEVEYASEFRYRNPIIKEGDIVIAISQSGETADTLAAIELAKSKGATIFGVCNVVGSSIARATHAGAFTHAGPEIGVASTKAFTAQVTVLTLMALAAAKRKGTISDSLFRQLLAELESIPAKVERVLQAADKIKEIAYIFTYARNFIYLGRGLNFPVALEGALKLKEISYIHAEGYPAAEMKHGPIALIDEDMPVVVIATKDSSYEKVVSNIQEVKARKGRVIAITTEGDTQLPGMVDFTIEIPKVHEILVPLVSVVPLQLLAYDIAVMRGRNVDQPRNLAKSVTVE; from the coding sequence ATGTGTGGCATTGTGGCTTATGTAGGATACCGGGAAGCGTGTCCATTAGTAATAAAAGGGCTCAAACGTCTCGAATATCGGGGCTACGACAGCGCAGGCGTGGCGTTGATGAATGACCATGGCTTAACTGTGTTCAAGAAAAAAGGGAAAGTGGCTGCTCTGGAGCAGGAATTAGCGGGCAAAGACGTTCATTCCGGCATCGGCATGGGACACACCCGCTGGGCTACACACGGCGAACCCAACGATGTGAACGCCCACCCGCACTTTTCTTTCCATCGGAAACTGGCCATTATCCATAATGGCATTATCGAGAATTATGCCGCCATCAAGCAGGCGTTACTCAAAAAAGGCCACACCTTTAGTAGCGAAACCGATACAGAAGTGCTGGGGCAGTTTATTGAAGATATCTGGGAAAACAATGGGGGCACCCTCGAAGAAGCCGTACGGCTGGCCTTGCAGGAAGTTGTGGGGGCCTATGCCATCGTGATCATGAACGAAACCGATCCAACCCAGCTAATAGCAGCCCGCAAAGGCTCCCCGCTGGTTATTGGTGTTGGCGAGAACGAGTTTTTTCTGGCATCCGACGCCACACCCATCGTTGAGTACACGAAAGATGTTATTTACCTCAACGATTACGAAGTAGCCGTCATCAAAAATGGCGAATTGACCGTTGTGACGCTCGATAACACCACCACAACGCCTTATGTGCACAAAGTAGAGCTGGAACTGGAGGCTATCGAAAAAGGTGGCTTCGACCATTTTATGCTCAAGGAAATCTTTGAGCAACCCCGCTCCATTGCCGATTCCATGCGTGGTCGCGTGAAAGCCGACGACGGTACGCTGCAACTAGGTGGTTTGCGTGATTACCTGGATAAGCTGGCCAAATCCAAGCGGATCGTTATTATTGGCTGTGGTACGTCCTGGCATGCGGGCCTGGTAGCCGAATATATTTTTGAAGAATTGGCCCGCATTCCGGTCGAAGTGGAATACGCGTCGGAATTTCGGTACCGCAATCCTATCATCAAGGAGGGCGACATTGTGATCGCCATTTCGCAATCGGGTGAAACAGCCGATACCCTGGCCGCCATTGAACTGGCCAAGTCGAAAGGAGCAACGATTTTTGGGGTTTGTAATGTCGTAGGTTCATCCATTGCGCGGGCTACCCATGCCGGCGCCTTCACCCATGCCGGACCCGAGATTGGGGTGGCCAGTACAAAGGCGTTTACGGCCCAGGTAACGGTGCTCACGCTCATGGCCCTGGCCGCAGCAAAACGCAAAGGCACGATTTCCGACTCCCTGTTCCGACAGTTGCTGGCGGAGCTGGAAAGCATTCCGGCGAAGGTTGAGCGAGTGTTGCAGGCCGCCGATAAGATCAAGGAAATTGCCTATATTTTCACCTACGCCCGAAACTTCATTTACCTGGGTCGGGGCCTGAATTTCCCCGTCGCGCTGGAAGGGGCGCTGAAGCTGAAAGAGATCAGCTACATCCATGCGGAAGGCTATCCAGCCGCCGAAATGAAACACGGCCCTATTGCCCTCATCGACGAAGATATGCCCGTGGTGGTGATTGCCACGAAAGACAGCTCCTACGAAAAAGTGGTGTCGAATATTCAGGAAGTGAAAGCGCGCAAAGGCCGCGTCATTGCCATCACCACTGAAGGCGATACACAGCTGCCCGGCATGGTCGATTTCACCATTGAAATCCCTAAAGTCCATGAGATTCTTGTGCCGCTGGTATCGGTCGTTCCGCTGCAATTACTGGCCTACGACATTGCCGTGATGCGCGGACGCAATGTAGACCAGCCCCGGAACCTGGCAAAATCCGTAACGGTTGAATAA